A genomic stretch from Asterias rubens chromosome 19, eAstRub1.3, whole genome shotgun sequence includes:
- the LOC117303408 gene encoding protein trapped in endoderm-1-like gives MENASSQVIAEFLPDVAVNKTSLFTYGERVGVAIVLLIIFALGTLGNSIVILAVALSKDLHTIPNVFVVSLAIADLCYCLLLPSSSVIPLLSTDPWHSETLCFLSALMAYTSIGASLYNLACIALNRLLVIRGPAKARKWLFTTKKITIMVAGTWAIPLAAMLVPLPFGIGALGLDKQDNTCSDIDTHPRFMEYHLIQVFCFYPLPLMILIISYSLLFFHVQHNFKHRRESFKLTHQEMSDFRTDDDTMQDKLKARFKKRTNRQQLQITKNLFIVSCVFVVCGAPYTVALLTTSNARILLFLSVLFTFNSCVNPILYTVNHSRFKVVILCILRCRLKDIPKPSALLVSLRARFCRV, from the coding sequence ATGGAGAATGCTAGCAGCCAGGTCATTGCGGAGTTCTTACCCGACGTGGCCGTTAATAAAACATCGCTATTCACTTACGGAGAAAGAGTAGGGGTTGCAATCGTGCTTCTGATTATCTTCGCTCTTGGTACACTGGGCAATAGTATCGTCATCTTGGCTGTTGCCCTATCTAAGGATTTACACACTATTCCTAACGTGTTTGTAGTGAGTCTAGCTATTGCAGACCTCTGTTATTGTCTTCTACTTCCTTCAAGTTCGGTGATACCTTTACTTTCAACGGACCCATGGCACTCAGAGACTCTTTGCTTCCTCTCAGCATTGATGGCGTACACAAGCATAGGGGCAAGTCTGTACAATCTTGCCTGCATCGCTCTCAACCGCCTATTGGTGATTAGAGGACCAGCGAAGGCTCGTAAATGGTTATTCACAACGAAGAAGATTACCATTATGGTGGCAGGTACGTGGGCCATCCCTCTGGCAGCCATGTTGGTTCCACTACCCTTTGGGATCGGTGCTTTGGGACTTGATAAGCAAGATAACACATGCAGTGACATTGACACCCACCCTCGGTTCATGGAGTATCATTTGATCCAGGTGTTCTGTTTTTATCCCCTACCACTTATGATCCTTATCATCAGCTACTCTTTGCTATTTTTTCACGTACAGCATAATTTCAAGCATCGTCGGGAATCATTCAAACTAACCCATCAAGAGATGTCTGACTTTCGAACAGACGATGACACGATGCAAGACAAACTTAAAGCGCGTTTTAAGAAGCGCACAAACCGACAACAACTGCAGATCACCAAAAATCTGTTCATTGTTTCCTGCGTATTCGTTGTGTGTGGTGCCCCGTATACAGTTGCTCTACTAACAACTTCGAACGCAAGAATACTGCTGTTTCTCTCTGTGTTGTTTACATTTAACAGCTGTGTCAATCCAATATTATACACTGTCAACCATTCCAGATTCAAGGTAGTTATTCTATGCATCTTAAGATGCAGACTGAAGGATATACCTAAACCGTCTGCTCTTCTTGTGTCTCTCCGTGCAAGATTCTGTCGAGTATAA
- the LOC117302872 gene encoding 70 kDa peptidyl-prolyl isomerase-like, protein MGIATKMTSVNPRATGDVQVSRDKSFIKTVLHPGTGLLRPNEGAMCVVCITKPDGDITDDEALLGYPVGDEITIKLGDGEGVMSHVIDTCVEMMLPGETCQVKIAPQTKSSLPKLNSKESNKHDNFASIKQPIVYEIALNSFTRDKEIFEMSTEDKVDRAINFKTRGSTCFTCGIFGKAEKFYLRALRYLITIDPLDMEETTDESTVLINTLKCACLLNIAACKLKMKCYEHAVIHCTKALALDSNNVKGLFRRGMAYMELQEYEQSQQDLDHALHLQPTSKPVKVQRQLLHERVKKLDAKYAKAMSKMFGGQ, encoded by the coding sequence ATGGGTATAGCAACCAAGATGACATCAGTAAACCCAAGAGCTACTGGAGATGTTCAAGTATCAAGAGATAAGTCCTTTATTAAGACAGTCCTCCATCCTGGTACTGGATTGCTACGACCCAATGAAGGAGCTATGTGTGTAGTCTGCATCACTAAGCCAGATGGTGATATTACAGACGATGAGGCATTACTTGGTTACCCAGTGGGAGATGAAATAACAATCAAGCTTGGTGATGGCGAGGGAGTAATGTCTCATGTTATAGATACATGTGTTGAGATGATGCTGCCTGGTGAGACATGCCAGGTAAAGATCGCACCGCAAACAAAATCATCGCTGCCAAAACTAAACAGTAAAGAATCTAATAAACACGACAACTTTGCAAGTATCAAGCAACCTATAGTATATGAAATAGCATTGAATTCCTTCACACGGGATAAAGAAATCTTTGAAATGAGTACTGAAGACAAGGTGGACAGGGCCATCAATTTCAAAACCAGAGGAAGTACTTGTTTTACTTGCGGCATATTTGGAAAAGCTGAGAAGTTCTACCTTCGTGCTTTGAGATACTTGATAACTATCGATCCATTGGACATGGAGGAAACAACTGATGAATCCACAGTCTTAATCAATACCTTGAAATGTGCATGTCTCTTGAATATTGCAGCTTgtaaactcaaaatgaaatgcTATGAACATGCTGTTATTCACTGTACAAAGGCCTTGGCACTAGACAGCAATAATGTGAAAGGTCTGTTTCGGCGAGGGATGGCCTACATGGAACTACAAGAATATGAGCAATCTCAACAAGATTTGGACCATGCCTTGCATTTACAACCAACGAGCAAACCAGTTAAAGTGCAGAGGCAGTTACTACACGAGAGAGTGAAAAAACTAGATGCAAAATATGCCAAAGCTATGAGCAAGATGTTTGGCGGACAGTGA